In Microbacterium maritypicum, the following are encoded in one genomic region:
- a CDS encoding glycosyltransferase → MPARVHAIIVARPGSSSRAQLLRTLEAVRSQTSPAEAVTLVMCGDASSLRESEAVAAVVEGIIEARTTTSFAEAVELARPRVNAGSAIWLLAQDTAPHPRALERLRGTLERSPSAAIVAPKLVATDNDREIVSLGVSMTTFGRSVELAAGELDQGQHDRMDDALGSDVRGVLIRGEVRDALRPDPALAGADEGLDLGVRARLGGGRLVLSPSARVSAAPGGPAALPSGRSRRAYVTRLAQLHRRLAYAPAGAVPLHWLSLLPLALWRSITHLVGKRPEAVLPEWGAALTAMLRVGAVARSRSRIRAFRSSTWASIAPLRVTSSDLRRRLDDGHGSEGGAVSELRFFSGGGAWAVLAALVVSIASFTTLLAWPALGGGALLPLRQTVSALWSDAAWGARGTGIGLVGPADPFAAVVAVLGSLWPAGPSFVMVLLWILALPLAVLGGWFAATRVTDRSGLRIFAGVAWALAPTFLTALVDGRPSAVLVHLLLPWLFHSAVVAHRSWGAAGSASLLLAAVIACAPSLAPALALLWVVAVGIVLGTAQFRGAGRLLWLLVPTAALFAPLVFWQLAHGTPLAILGDPGLVWAGPQASADAAGRLALATGFPTMDLAGWSWFVPAPIAAWAPVLCAPMALLALGAAVAPRWRAGITLLVVALAGLATAFLAVGITVSFAQGTGVAIWPGAGLSLAWVGVVGAALVTLDTAITLPRLRVLSAVVAAVALGICAVPALSALHLGRSVLTNGPESTLPAYVAAQAAGDRPLATLVMTPQNDGGLAVEVVWGASETLGSQTTMVSTAVEPQGDDIATLAVDLLSARDFDAPGELAAKGISYVLLSELSGSEGDKARALRTAAVASIDQRAGLVHAGESDRGVLWRLEAEIAAPPTLTSAQEGTARLVLTIQLLAVLVALLLSIPTRASRRAARAQSRIVGRAPDEPMILPRHAEDQVSLEEQTPVGAIEEPQDEAALNDEALVPIAEPDPIAEDPSESVDAESDGGDDERAETTGEGDR, encoded by the coding sequence ATGCCAGCCCGAGTTCACGCAATCATCGTCGCGCGCCCCGGATCCTCGTCCCGCGCGCAACTCCTCCGCACTCTCGAAGCCGTTCGCTCCCAGACCTCGCCCGCCGAGGCAGTGACGCTCGTCATGTGCGGCGATGCATCTTCCCTGCGCGAGAGCGAAGCCGTCGCGGCCGTCGTCGAGGGGATCATCGAAGCTCGCACGACGACCTCGTTCGCTGAGGCGGTGGAGCTCGCGCGTCCCCGTGTGAACGCAGGCTCCGCGATCTGGCTGCTCGCGCAGGACACGGCTCCGCATCCGCGGGCGCTGGAGCGGCTCCGGGGAACGCTCGAGCGTTCGCCCTCCGCGGCGATCGTCGCGCCCAAGCTCGTCGCGACCGACAACGATCGGGAGATCGTCTCACTCGGTGTCAGCATGACGACGTTCGGTCGCTCGGTCGAACTCGCGGCAGGGGAACTCGACCAGGGACAGCACGACCGCATGGACGACGCGCTCGGTTCCGACGTGCGCGGCGTCCTCATCCGCGGAGAGGTCCGCGACGCGCTGCGACCCGATCCCGCGCTCGCCGGCGCCGACGAAGGCCTCGATCTGGGCGTCCGTGCGCGCCTGGGCGGCGGTCGGCTCGTGCTCTCACCGAGTGCGCGGGTCTCCGCGGCGCCGGGCGGTCCCGCCGCGCTGCCCTCCGGCCGATCCCGTCGCGCCTACGTCACCCGGCTGGCGCAGTTGCACCGGCGACTCGCATACGCCCCGGCGGGCGCGGTGCCGCTGCACTGGCTCAGTCTGCTCCCGCTCGCGCTGTGGCGCTCCATCACGCATCTCGTCGGCAAGCGGCCGGAAGCGGTGCTCCCCGAGTGGGGGGCGGCCCTCACCGCGATGCTGCGCGTCGGTGCGGTCGCGCGGTCCCGCTCGCGCATCCGCGCCTTCCGCTCTTCCACCTGGGCGAGCATCGCGCCGTTGCGGGTGACGTCGTCCGATCTGCGCCGGCGTCTCGATGACGGGCATGGCAGTGAAGGCGGTGCCGTCAGCGAACTCCGTTTCTTCTCCGGCGGCGGTGCCTGGGCCGTGCTCGCGGCGCTCGTCGTGAGCATCGCCTCCTTCACGACCCTGCTCGCGTGGCCGGCCCTCGGCGGCGGCGCGCTCCTGCCGCTGCGTCAGACCGTCTCGGCGCTCTGGAGCGATGCGGCGTGGGGCGCTCGCGGCACGGGGATTGGCCTCGTCGGCCCGGCAGACCCGTTCGCCGCGGTCGTGGCTGTGCTCGGCTCTCTGTGGCCGGCCGGACCGTCGTTCGTGATGGTGCTGCTGTGGATTCTCGCGCTTCCGCTCGCCGTCCTCGGAGGCTGGTTCGCTGCGACGCGAGTGACCGACCGGTCGGGGCTTCGTATCTTCGCCGGTGTCGCGTGGGCGCTGGCGCCCACCTTCCTCACTGCGCTCGTCGACGGCCGCCCGAGCGCCGTGCTGGTGCACCTCCTGCTGCCATGGCTCTTCCATTCCGCCGTGGTGGCGCACCGCTCCTGGGGTGCGGCCGGAAGCGCCTCCCTCCTGCTCGCCGCCGTGATCGCCTGTGCTCCGTCGTTGGCGCCCGCACTCGCGCTGCTGTGGGTCGTGGCGGTGGGTATCGTGCTCGGCACCGCGCAGTTCCGTGGGGCCGGACGTCTGCTGTGGCTGCTCGTGCCGACGGCCGCACTGTTCGCTCCACTCGTCTTCTGGCAGCTCGCACACGGGACGCCGTTGGCGATCCTGGGCGATCCCGGACTGGTGTGGGCGGGACCACAGGCGTCCGCCGACGCCGCGGGTCGGCTGGCGCTCGCCACCGGATTCCCCACCATGGACCTCGCGGGGTGGTCGTGGTTCGTTCCCGCGCCGATCGCGGCGTGGGCTCCGGTGCTGTGTGCGCCGATGGCCCTGCTCGCCCTCGGCGCGGCCGTCGCCCCCCGGTGGCGCGCGGGCATCACACTGCTCGTCGTCGCTCTGGCAGGCCTCGCGACGGCGTTCCTCGCCGTCGGCATCACGGTGAGCTTCGCGCAGGGCACCGGAGTGGCGATCTGGCCCGGCGCAGGGCTCAGCCTGGCCTGGGTCGGGGTCGTGGGGGCCGCGCTCGTCACGCTGGACACCGCCATCACGCTTCCGAGGCTGCGGGTCCTCTCCGCCGTCGTCGCAGCGGTGGCGCTCGGAATCTGTGCCGTACCGGCGCTCAGCGCCCTCCACCTGGGTCGGTCGGTCCTCACGAACGGCCCCGAATCGACGCTGCCCGCCTACGTCGCCGCCCAAGCCGCAGGGGACCGTCCGCTCGCGACGCTCGTGATGACTCCGCAGAACGACGGAGGACTCGCGGTCGAGGTGGTCTGGGGGGCGAGCGAGACTCTCGGATCCCAGACCACGATGGTCTCGACCGCCGTCGAGCCGCAGGGGGACGACATCGCGACGCTCGCCGTCGATCTCCTCTCCGCCCGCGACTTCGATGCTCCGGGCGAGCTGGCTGCGAAGGGGATCAGCTACGTGCTGCTCTCGGAGCTGTCCGGGAGCGAAGGAGACAAGGCTCGCGCTCTGCGCACCGCGGCCGTCGCCTCGATCGATCAGCGTGCCGGCCTGGTTCATGCAGGCGAGAGCGATCGCGGAGTGCTCTGGCGTCTGGAGGCCGAGATCGCTGCGCCACCGACACTGACTTCCGCTCAGGAGGGAACCGCTCGCCTCGTGTTGACGATCCAGCTGCTGGCCGTCCTCGTGGCGCTGCTGCTGTCGATCCCGACCAGGGCTTCGCGTCGCGCGGCGCGAGCGCAATCCCGCATCGTCGGCCGCGCGCCGGATGAGCCGATGATCCTGCCCCGGCACGCGGAGGACCAGGTCTCGCTCGAGGAGCAGACGCCGGTCGGAGCGATCGAGGAGCCGCAGGACGAGGCCGCGCTGAATGACGAGGCGCTGGTTCCGATCGCCGAGCCCGATCCCATCGCCGAGGATCCTTCGGAATCCGTCGACGCGGAATCCGACGGGGGCGACGACGAGAGAGCCGAGACGACAGGGGAGGGGGACCGATGA
- a CDS encoding ABC transporter ATP-binding protein, producing MSLVALEDVTKSVLLADDSRLEILRGITLEVGAGDHVSIVGRSGSGKSTLLNILGMLDSPTSGSVSFEGREVRRMRSGRLDRLRGDNVGFVFQQFNLLPGRTALDNVMMPLGHAKGKVFWNRRQIAADMLERVGLGHRVGQIADKLSGGEQQRVAIARALVRRPVLILADEPTGALDIDTGASVMSLLDEVATETDAALVTITHDLHVAARARRHYRLDAGRLETADLSRAFEASTLAASVPSAPAPPVTVAPAPPVAAAPASEVVS from the coding sequence GTGAGTCTGGTCGCTCTGGAGGACGTCACCAAGAGCGTCCTCCTGGCAGACGATTCGCGGCTCGAGATCCTCCGCGGCATCACGCTCGAGGTCGGTGCCGGTGACCATGTGTCGATCGTCGGCCGCTCCGGCTCCGGCAAGTCGACGCTGCTCAACATCCTCGGGATGCTGGACTCGCCGACGTCGGGCTCGGTGTCGTTCGAGGGACGGGAGGTTCGTCGCATGCGGTCGGGGCGTCTGGACCGGCTGCGCGGCGACAACGTCGGCTTCGTCTTCCAGCAGTTCAACCTGCTGCCGGGGCGCACCGCACTCGACAACGTGATGATGCCCCTCGGCCACGCGAAGGGGAAGGTGTTCTGGAACCGTCGGCAGATCGCCGCGGACATGCTCGAGCGGGTGGGACTCGGGCACAGGGTCGGGCAGATCGCCGACAAGCTCTCCGGCGGTGAGCAGCAGCGGGTCGCGATCGCCAGGGCACTGGTGCGCAGGCCCGTGTTGATCCTCGCGGACGAGCCGACGGGCGCGCTCGACATCGACACCGGCGCATCCGTCATGTCGCTCCTCGACGAGGTCGCCACGGAGACGGACGCCGCGCTGGTCACCATCACGCACGACCTCCACGTCGCGGCCCGCGCGCGCCGGCACTACCGCCTGGATGCCGGACGCCTGGAGACCGCGGACCTCAGTCGCGCGTTCGAAGCCTCGACCCTCGCGGCTTCCGTGCCCTCCGCTCCGGCACCGCCCGTGACCGTGGCGCCGGCACCGCCCGTGGCAGCGGCGCCCGCATCCGAGGTCGTGTCGTGA
- a CDS encoding WhiB family transcriptional regulator — MTGYRSDVPENWFVDPINLGVPGVRRTDAADDDNALAWQADALCSQTDPEAFFPEKGGSTRDAKRICTTCDVRGECLEYALNNDERFGIWGGLSERERRKLKRRAS; from the coding sequence ATGACGGGATACCGTTCCGACGTACCGGAGAATTGGTTCGTCGATCCGATCAACCTCGGTGTTCCCGGGGTGCGACGCACGGACGCCGCCGACGACGACAACGCCCTCGCCTGGCAGGCCGACGCCCTCTGCTCGCAGACGGATCCTGAGGCCTTCTTCCCGGAGAAGGGCGGATCGACCAGAGACGCCAAGCGGATCTGCACCACCTGCGACGTGCGTGGCGAATGCCTCGAATACGCGCTCAACAACGATGAGCGCTTCGGCATCTGGGGCGGACTCTCCGAGCGCGAGCGCCGCAAGCTCAAGCGTCGCGCCAGCTGA
- a CDS encoding RDD family protein — translation MSVPIDVSDEVLSGEAVAIDVQPVGFLLRALGAAIDMLLGYAVFILWLFLRIWLLDAGVLSDATDRIATVAAIVVSFVVLPITMEVALKGRSLGKLAVGGRIVRVDGGAAGFRHAFIRALLGVLEIYMTFGGVAVLTGAFTARSQRLGDLVAGTYSQRVRTPALPTHVPVLPPALAGWAQIADVARMPDRLARRISQFLVSAPRMVPAARARVAHDLLAEATPFVSPMPSAPPEQVLVGITVLRRERERRALENADHRAERLTGRRVGV, via the coding sequence ATGTCCGTCCCGATCGACGTCTCCGACGAGGTGCTCTCCGGCGAGGCCGTCGCGATCGACGTGCAGCCGGTCGGCTTCCTCCTCCGCGCGCTGGGCGCCGCGATCGACATGCTCCTCGGATATGCGGTGTTCATCCTCTGGCTCTTCCTGCGCATCTGGCTGCTCGATGCCGGGGTGCTCAGCGATGCCACCGACCGCATCGCCACGGTCGCGGCGATCGTCGTGAGCTTCGTGGTGCTGCCCATCACGATGGAGGTCGCCCTGAAGGGCCGCAGCCTCGGCAAGCTCGCCGTCGGAGGGCGGATCGTCCGCGTGGACGGCGGTGCGGCCGGGTTCCGGCACGCGTTCATCCGTGCGCTTCTCGGCGTCCTCGAGATCTACATGACCTTCGGCGGCGTCGCCGTGCTCACCGGCGCCTTCACGGCGCGCTCCCAGCGCCTGGGCGACCTGGTCGCCGGCACGTACAGCCAGCGCGTCCGCACCCCCGCACTCCCCACGCACGTGCCGGTGCTGCCGCCAGCCCTGGCCGGCTGGGCGCAGATCGCCGATGTGGCGCGCATGCCCGACCGGCTCGCGCGCCGGATCTCGCAGTTCCTCGTGAGCGCGCCGCGGATGGTCCCCGCCGCTCGAGCGCGGGTGGCGCACGACCTGCTCGCCGAGGCCACACCCTTCGTCTCCCCGATGCCTTCCGCGCCGCCGGAACAGGTACTGGTGGGCATCACGGTGCTCCGCCGGGAGCGGGAGCGACGCGCGCTGGAGAACGCCGACCATCGAGCCGAGCGGCTCACCGGCCGGCGCGTCGGCGTCTGA
- a CDS encoding ABC transporter permease, which yields MTGFLGALSDAWAEIRVHKLRVLLSLIGIAVSVGALTAVVAISEYQRQFQAEQSDRWGGRAATIVVAASTADGTPVDADDFDARFSRVSERFGFSHTARIAQGVMLDAQLPEGVTPVPARIMDPAYSQIHREQLLEGRWFLDSDLEAMAPPVVITEALWERLGRVPLTQHPTVVFDGPAGGTYQVIGIVPRQGFGDEELRVDLLYDAYRSRVDALPPDATTQYEVWVGAQQADQIGPVLAMDLRAGLPEGQTVSVSRTDWAAQSGAMDAQATFEMITGGIAALILALGALSLINIQLVAMRQRVREIGVRRAFGASSGRVFFAVFLESLVATTVAGVIGIAIVVAVLRSDWIVTSMFYGIQDVPPFPMRAALIGLVASVIVGAVSGFIPALVALRVKVIDAIRF from the coding sequence GTGACCGGCTTCCTCGGCGCGCTCTCCGACGCGTGGGCCGAGATCCGCGTCCACAAGCTCCGGGTGCTGCTCAGCCTGATCGGCATCGCCGTGTCGGTCGGAGCACTCACGGCAGTCGTGGCGATCTCGGAGTATCAGCGACAGTTCCAGGCGGAGCAGTCCGACCGCTGGGGAGGGCGCGCGGCCACGATCGTCGTAGCCGCGAGCACGGCCGACGGCACCCCTGTGGACGCCGATGACTTCGACGCCCGCTTCAGCCGGGTCTCGGAGCGATTCGGCTTCAGCCACACGGCGCGCATCGCGCAGGGGGTCATGCTGGATGCGCAGCTGCCGGAGGGCGTCACTCCGGTCCCCGCGCGCATCATGGATCCCGCCTATTCGCAGATCCACCGCGAGCAGCTTCTCGAGGGGCGCTGGTTCCTCGACTCCGATCTGGAGGCCATGGCCCCGCCGGTGGTCATCACGGAGGCGCTGTGGGAGCGTCTGGGACGCGTGCCCCTGACGCAGCATCCGACCGTCGTGTTCGATGGTCCGGCCGGAGGCACCTATCAGGTGATCGGCATCGTTCCTCGGCAGGGCTTCGGCGACGAGGAGCTGCGGGTCGACCTGCTCTACGATGCGTATCGCTCTCGCGTGGACGCCCTGCCGCCGGATGCGACGACCCAGTACGAGGTCTGGGTGGGCGCTCAGCAGGCTGACCAGATCGGACCGGTGCTGGCGATGGATCTGCGCGCAGGGCTGCCGGAGGGGCAGACGGTCTCGGTGAGCCGCACCGACTGGGCGGCTCAATCGGGCGCCATGGATGCGCAGGCCACGTTCGAGATGATCACGGGCGGAATCGCCGCCCTGATCCTCGCGCTCGGGGCCCTGAGCCTGATCAACATCCAGCTGGTCGCGATGCGTCAGCGCGTGCGTGAGATCGGGGTCCGACGTGCTTTCGGCGCCAGTTCGGGGCGGGTGTTCTTCGCCGTGTTCCTGGAGAGTCTCGTCGCCACGACGGTCGCCGGAGTGATCGGGATCGCGATCGTCGTCGCGGTGCTGCGCTCGGACTGGATCGTCACCTCGATGTTCTACGGCATCCAGGACGTGCCGCCGTTCCCGATGCGGGCTGCACTCATCGGACTCGTCGCCTCGGTGATCGTCGGCGCGGTGTCGGGTTTCATCCCCGCTCTCGTCGCGCTGCGGGTCAAGGTGATCGACGCGATCCGCTTCTGA
- a CDS encoding DUF3499 family protein, with product MDGRLCSKVGCAREAVATLTYDYGDKMAALGPLGAANDPQAHDLCSPHADRLSVPAGWLVVRHEALRA from the coding sequence ATGGACGGACGACTGTGCTCGAAGGTCGGCTGCGCGCGAGAAGCCGTGGCCACCCTCACTTACGACTATGGGGACAAGATGGCGGCGCTCGGTCCGCTCGGCGCCGCGAACGACCCGCAGGCGCATGATCTGTGCTCCCCGCACGCCGATCGGCTCTCGGTGCCCGCGGGCTGGCTCGTCGTGCGGCACGAGGCGCTTCGGGCCTGA
- a CDS encoding efflux RND transporter periplasmic adaptor subunit produces the protein MIVWRRWIFPLLLVVVIGACAAALVKIAFFPDRAESMVSPEATITDPIVAVERGSVVNALSLTGNVARDEIFAVRSEIDGTVTAVHVSEGAAVSAGQKLFTIRQEDPRKDIDVLAPEAGDVSEIALVKGQPTSVGTEIFSLTPARYHLLATVDPVQLYRLVNAPTEGTVTITGGPAPFACTGVRVQVTAEGTASVRCAIPAGQTVFAGLPATMDLALGQVEDALVIPVTAVQGGAGSGNVWVDAADGAEPEERAVKLGVNDGTIVEVTEGLEEGESIRQFVPGFVAPVEEFCYEVSPGVEQCDSGMSW, from the coding sequence GTGATCGTCTGGCGTCGCTGGATCTTCCCCCTGCTTCTCGTCGTGGTCATCGGCGCGTGCGCCGCAGCACTCGTCAAGATCGCTTTCTTCCCTGACCGGGCCGAAAGCATGGTCAGCCCGGAAGCGACGATCACCGACCCGATCGTGGCGGTGGAGCGCGGATCCGTCGTGAACGCGCTGAGCCTGACCGGCAACGTCGCGCGCGATGAGATCTTCGCGGTTCGCAGCGAGATCGACGGCACGGTCACCGCCGTCCACGTGAGTGAGGGCGCCGCGGTGTCGGCCGGCCAGAAGCTGTTCACCATCCGTCAGGAAGATCCCCGCAAGGACATCGATGTGCTCGCGCCCGAGGCCGGCGACGTGTCCGAGATCGCGCTCGTGAAGGGGCAGCCGACCTCGGTGGGCACCGAGATCTTCAGTCTCACCCCCGCGCGGTACCACCTCCTCGCGACCGTCGACCCTGTGCAGCTGTACCGCCTCGTCAACGCGCCGACCGAGGGCACGGTCACCATCACGGGTGGTCCGGCACCGTTCGCCTGCACCGGCGTCCGTGTGCAGGTGACGGCAGAGGGCACCGCGAGCGTGCGCTGCGCCATCCCCGCCGGTCAGACCGTGTTCGCCGGACTCCCCGCGACGATGGACCTGGCCCTCGGCCAGGTCGAGGACGCGCTCGTGATCCCGGTCACCGCCGTCCAGGGCGGCGCGGGCTCCGGGAACGTGTGGGTCGATGCGGCCGACGGGGCAGAACCCGAGGAGCGCGCGGTGAAGCTCGGTGTGAACGACGGGACGATCGTCGAAGTCACCGAGGGTCTGGAGGAGGGCGAGAGCATCCGTCAGTTCGTCCCGGGCTTCGTCGCCCCGGTCGAGGAGTTCTGCTACGAGGTCTCGCCGGGCGTGGAGCAGTGCGACAGCGGGATGAGCTGGTGA
- the ahcY gene encoding adenosylhomocysteinase, producing the protein MPELEYRVADLSLAEAGRHQLRLAENEMPGLMSLREEFGAAQPLKGARIAGSLHMTVQTAVLIETLVALGAEVRWASCNIFSTQDEAAAAVVVGPSGSVDAPAGVPVFAWKGETLEEYWACTDRIFDWSSTGFDGPNLILDDGGDATLLVHKGVEFEKAGVVPATTDSDSHDYSVILDLLRRSLASSTDRWTKLAAGLIGVTEETTTGVHRLYELAASGELLFPAINVNDSVTKSKFDNKYGIRHSLPDGLNRATDVLMGGKVAFVCGYGDVGKGAAEALRGQGARVIVSEVDPICALQAAMDGFQVARLIDVAGEVDIVVTGTGNRDVVTTEHLLALKHLAIVANVGHFDNEIDMAGLEAIEGIEKVEIKPQVHEWRLPSGRSVLVLSEGRLMNLGNATGHPSFVMSASFTNQVLAQLELYTNIAAYPTGVYVLPKALDEKVARLHLDALGVQLTTLSDEQAAYIGVPVDGPYKLEHYRY; encoded by the coding sequence ATGCCTGAGCTCGAGTACCGCGTCGCCGACCTGTCCCTCGCCGAAGCCGGCCGTCACCAGCTGCGCCTCGCCGAGAACGAGATGCCGGGATTGATGTCCCTCCGGGAGGAGTTCGGTGCGGCGCAGCCGCTGAAGGGCGCCAGGATCGCCGGCTCGCTGCACATGACGGTGCAGACGGCGGTGCTCATCGAGACGCTCGTGGCGCTCGGGGCGGAGGTGCGGTGGGCGAGCTGCAACATCTTCTCCACGCAGGATGAGGCGGCTGCCGCCGTCGTGGTCGGCCCGAGTGGCTCGGTCGACGCCCCAGCGGGGGTGCCGGTCTTCGCCTGGAAGGGGGAGACGCTCGAGGAGTACTGGGCGTGCACCGACCGCATCTTCGACTGGTCGTCGACGGGATTCGACGGTCCGAACCTCATCCTCGACGACGGCGGCGACGCCACGCTCCTCGTGCACAAGGGCGTCGAGTTCGAAAAGGCGGGCGTTGTCCCGGCGACGACGGACTCCGACTCGCACGACTACTCGGTCATCCTCGACCTGTTGCGCAGGTCGCTCGCGTCGTCGACCGATCGCTGGACGAAGCTCGCGGCCGGGCTCATCGGGGTGACGGAGGAGACCACCACCGGCGTGCATCGTCTCTATGAGCTCGCCGCCTCCGGGGAGCTGCTCTTCCCGGCCATCAACGTCAACGACTCGGTGACCAAGAGCAAGTTCGACAACAAGTACGGCATCCGTCACTCCCTCCCGGATGGGCTGAACCGCGCGACCGACGTGCTCATGGGCGGCAAGGTCGCCTTCGTGTGCGGGTACGGCGATGTGGGCAAGGGGGCAGCCGAGGCTCTGCGCGGACAGGGTGCCAGGGTGATCGTCAGTGAGGTCGATCCGATCTGCGCGCTGCAGGCGGCGATGGACGGGTTCCAGGTGGCGCGCCTGATCGACGTCGCGGGCGAGGTCGACATCGTGGTGACCGGCACCGGCAACCGCGATGTCGTCACGACCGAGCACCTTCTGGCGCTGAAGCACCTTGCGATCGTCGCCAACGTCGGCCACTTCGACAACGAGATCGACATGGCGGGCCTCGAAGCCATCGAGGGCATCGAGAAGGTCGAGATCAAGCCGCAGGTGCACGAGTGGCGTCTGCCGAGCGGACGCAGCGTCCTCGTGCTCAGCGAGGGGCGCCTGATGAACCTCGGCAACGCCACGGGGCATCCGTCGTTCGTCATGAGCGCCTCATTCACCAACCAGGTGCTCGCCCAGCTGGAGCTCTACACGAACATCGCCGCCTACCCCACGGGCGTGTACGTCCTGCCGAAGGCGCTCGACGAGAAGGTCGCACGCCTCCACCTCGACGCACTGGGAGTGCAGCTCACGACTCTCAGCGACGAGCAGGCGGCGTACATCGGTGTTCCGGTGGACGGACCGTACAAGCTCGAGCACTACCGCTACTGA
- a CDS encoding DUF5719 family protein, producing the protein MSGSRAFKVAATGARLATGVAVIAACVVGIVAAVHAPWPVIRHDAARVDVTPLPGDSVLVCNGDLRALGRDAMDPLALSSAGSPTLTAGGTSGDPSSAGLTVQDLPDAGEVRVLTGAVEGRSAPLIAAAESITLATDDLSGFAAAACGVPRLNSWLVGGSTATGTEDIVTLTNAAEVPSTVTLSVYGETRSARTVIVPARTQTALPLTSIAAGDTAPVVRVDATGAPVRAVLQSSLTQVLDPAGMDLQDAVPGAQQKLVLTGVEVFASDGDDDEMAVLRLLSPGADARVQVRVVAEGAGSAADEFTVPLEPDLPAQVSLSGLEPGRYTVEVDSEAPVVAALRQQDGFGRDADFAWVTPAPEVDGEVVFAVPSGPPGRLQLANSSDEDATVTIEPLDGGASQEVLIAAGATAGIDVEPGATYRMQSTGPVHAAVALTASGALAVLPVQPSAGVEKAIAVYP; encoded by the coding sequence ATGAGTGGTTCGCGTGCATTCAAGGTCGCCGCGACGGGTGCTCGCCTCGCCACCGGAGTCGCCGTCATCGCCGCCTGCGTCGTCGGGATCGTCGCCGCGGTCCACGCACCGTGGCCGGTCATCCGGCATGATGCCGCCCGCGTCGACGTCACGCCGCTCCCCGGAGACAGCGTCCTGGTGTGCAACGGCGACCTGCGCGCGCTCGGACGGGACGCCATGGATCCGCTGGCGCTGAGCTCTGCGGGGTCGCCGACCCTCACGGCTGGCGGAACGTCGGGCGATCCGTCCTCGGCGGGTCTGACGGTGCAGGATCTTCCCGACGCGGGCGAGGTGCGCGTTCTCACGGGCGCTGTCGAAGGACGCTCAGCACCGTTGATCGCCGCCGCGGAGTCGATCACTCTCGCCACGGACGACCTCTCCGGATTCGCGGCCGCCGCCTGTGGCGTTCCCCGACTGAATTCCTGGCTCGTCGGCGGGAGCACCGCCACCGGCACCGAGGACATCGTCACCCTGACCAATGCCGCGGAGGTCCCCTCGACCGTGACGCTGTCGGTCTACGGCGAGACCAGAAGCGCACGCACGGTCATCGTGCCCGCGCGCACGCAGACCGCGCTGCCGCTCACGTCGATCGCCGCCGGCGACACCGCGCCCGTCGTCCGCGTCGATGCGACCGGGGCTCCGGTCCGTGCGGTGCTGCAGTCGTCGCTCACCCAGGTGCTCGACCCCGCCGGCATGGACCTGCAGGACGCGGTGCCCGGCGCGCAGCAGAAGCTGGTGCTCACCGGAGTGGAGGTGTTCGCCTCTGACGGGGACGACGACGAGATGGCGGTTCTGCGCCTGCTCTCGCCCGGCGCGGACGCACGTGTTCAGGTCCGGGTCGTCGCGGAGGGTGCCGGTTCTGCAGCGGACGAGTTCACGGTTCCGCTCGAACCCGATCTCCCCGCTCAGGTCTCGCTCAGCGGTCTCGAACCCGGCCGTTACACCGTGGAGGTCGATTCGGAGGCACCGGTCGTGGCCGCGCTGCGCCAGCAGGACGGCTTCGGCCGTGATGCCGACTTCGCGTGGGTCACCCCGGCACCGGAGGTCGACGGCGAGGTGGTGTTCGCGGTGCCGTCGGGCCCGCCGGGCCGACTCCAGCTGGCGAACTCGTCGGATGAGGACGCCACGGTGACGATCGAGCCGCTTGACGGCGGAGCATCCCAGGAAGTCCTGATCGCCGCAGGCGCGACGGCCGGGATCGATGTCGAGCCCGGTGCGACCTATCGGATGCAGTCGACGGGCCCGGTGCACGCCGCGGTCGCGCTCACCGCTTCGGGCGCGCTCGCCGTGCTGCCGGTGCAGCCGAGTGCCGGTGTCGAGAAGGCGATCGCGGTCTACCCCTGA